The DNA region ACCGAAATACAAGCTATCCTCGCTGAAACCCGCCTTCCGAGTGCATAATTTGTCCCGTTACCCATTCAGCTTCTTCACTGGCAAGGAAAGAAACTAAACGCGCCGCATCTTGAGGCAATCCAACTCTTCCCATCGGCGATTTAGTCAAAATATACGCTTTGAGCTCATCATTCATCCACCCTGTATCCGTTGGTCCAGGATTCACCGCGTTTACGGTAATACCTTTAGATGCAACCTCTGCGGACATTGTTAAAGTAAAGGCATCTATTGCCCCTTTTGTGGAGGCATATGCTATATTTCCCGCCATCGGCCCAAGCGATTGTCCCGACGTTAGATTTATTATTCTACCTCCTCCAGAGCGGTCGAAACGACGGGCAAATTCTGCACTTAATAACATCGTTCCCTGGATATTAACCTGATAATGTTTAGTAAGAATCTCAACGGATAAATCTTCATAACTGACATCAACGGAATAGGCCGCATTATTAATTAAAATTGAAGGCTTTCCAAGCTTTTCTTCAACTGCATTCATCAAATTCACAGGTGAATTTGAGTCTGAAAGGTCAATTTCAAGCTTCTCGCAACGTACTCCGTATTTTTGTATCATTTCTTGTAAAATGCTGGGTTCATGCGAGTTCATCCCCCATGGCATTTCCATATCGTAGGCACTCCAGTATGTAAAGAATATATCCACACCTTTGCTAGCGAGTTCTTTACATATCGCTGCTCCAATACCATTGAGCCTTGACGCTCCAGTTACTATAGCTATTCTATGGTTACTAGACAATTCTGACATCTATTTAGAGCACTCCTTTTTGTTTTTCGAGTAATTGCGAATAATGTTTGTTTATGCTTCACTAACCCTCTCCGACTAAGGTCCGAAGGACTGGCCTCAATTCAGTTAGTTGATGCGGGTGTGTCCGGCTGACCGGCTCCCCCTGCACCGAGGGCCATAAGGCCGGAAGCGTAATGCAGTTTTATGCGGTGCCAATACTCCCTGAGCTTGCTTTCACACCGTGTTGTAGTTTTTATGATCTTGGATTGCTTCATTAAAAAAAGCTATCGGATTCTTGTAATCTATTGGTTTATGAATCATTCTGTTCAGCCACTTCATTCGCTCAATACCGTCTTTAAAATCATCATCAGTAAAAAACGCAACTTCCTTCATCGTTCCTAATACGCTTCTACTGTTTGTTTTGGATATAACAATTTCTGCACCAAACTCTAAGTACGTATTAATCTTTCAATAAATCGCAATTCTCCGAAATGCCTCGGGCGAATCAAGGGGCGAATGCCCAAGCGTATATGTGGTGTTATCTGATGTCCGCGCCTTCGAAGGACTACTGTAATCATTAAATTCCAATTCAAATGGATTAGCATTCAGATCGATATCGAATTCTACATTAATTTCGTTTGCAAATTGAATCAGTTCAGAATTCATATAGAGTACAGGGGTTAAATCATTGTCGATGCCTATTACTACATGTTATATGATGTCAGCGCCTGCAACAAGTTTATCCGCCATGTCAGCGACTTCTTCGAATTTACTTAACAATAATCCTTCAATATTTGTTTTCCTCAAGATGGGCGTATTATTAAGGTGAGCTAATATCAAAATTGAAAATACTTCTAATAGATCATACAAAGCTCCACTTCGGGCCAAATTGGCCCGAAGTGGAGCAACATAGGATCGTAGAGTGATGTATGATTGAGGAACTTATAAACTTCTCTTCAACAAGGCAGCAACTTGTTCAGCTATGACATGTGGCGGATAAGGCATCGAATTTTTGATCCACCATTCAATTACTCCTACATAAGCGGTACCCGTATACTGCAACATTACATCCTCTTTTATATCTTCGTTTCTTCCGCTTTCTCGATCAATCTGAACAACCAATCCTCCCTTAACATATTTAAGAAGCCGAGTCCGGAAAGCATCTGCACCTTTACTGGCTAACATTGTCGAAAAAAATAAATAATTTTTCTCAAAATACTCAAAAGAATAGGTAAGCCCACTTTTCCAATCCATGTTGCATGCCCATTCGTCCATTTCGCCTAATTCTTCCATATGGGACTCGATTAGTTTATCTAACAAATCATATTTGTCCTGGTAATGCAGGTAGATCGTTCCTCGATTAAGATTTGCCCGATCTGCGATATCTTGAATTGTAATCTCATCGAAATTTTTTTCATTCATCAATTCAAGAATAGCTTTTTCAAAGCTTCTTGGGTTTTAGCAATTCTTTTCGGTATCTTAAATACTGAAATGGGGGTAATCGGTTTATTGCCTTCCATAGCTGAACGCTTCGATGTCAGTATAACTCAAGCCGGGCTGCTGGTAAGCCTTTTTGCCTTAGGCATTGCCATATCCGGGCCTGTCATGCCTTTAATATTCTCAAGATTTAATCGGAAGAAGGTAATGCTGCTCGTATTGGGCGTATTTGTGCTATCAAACATTGTACCCTTAGTTACAAGCAGCTTTAATATGTTATTGGTGGCTCGCATTATCCCGGCTTTTCTTCATCCCATCTAATGTTCTTTGGCCTTTACAGTGGCTGCGTCCTCAGTAAGTGAAAAAGAAGCTCCAAAGGCCGTGTCCAAAGTTTTTATCGGAATTTCGGCCGGGATGATCGTCGGAGTACCTATTGCAAGCTTTATGGATAGTACATTTTCATATGAATGGGCCATGGCATTCTTTTTGATCGTAAATGCCCTTGTTTTCATAGCTACATTACTATTTGTTCCTTCTATGCCTGTGAAGGAGAGATTAACTTATGGTGCGCAATTTTCCGTATTAAAGAGGCCCGTTCTATGGATTTCTATCGTATCTGTCATTTTGATAAACGCATCGATTTTCGGAGTCTATAGTTACCTTAGCGAGTATCTTGGAACGGTGTCTATTATTTCACCTAACACCATAAGTTTGACGTTATTTATCTACGGGAGTGCTAATATCATTGGAAACATTGTCGTAGGAAGGCTGCTTACTCATAGCCCCTCCAAAGCTGTGTTCATGTTTCCTTTATTATTGGTAGCCGTCTATACCGTTTTATTCTTCACTGGTCAATTTGCTGTACCTATGATCATTACAACTATATTCTGGGGAATCGTGGCCGGTGGAATCATGACAAACATTAATCAGTATTTGATTATGTCCGCAGCCCCCCAAGCCCCTGATTTTGCCAATGGATTGTTTATATCCGCTTGTAATGTAGGAACAACCGTGGGTACAGCTGTAGGAGGGGTATTTATATCCCAATTGGGAACAGCTTATGTGATGTTAGCAGGAATCATGTTCTTAGTTCTAGGCTTTGTATCCATTTTTTTTAGAAGATATATGTTTGCTTCAGTTCGTCAACCTTCCTAAATAAACGGAAATAATGGCTCGTTTTTAAATGAAAGTTGAATGGATGAGGTTCGCCTGATCATGATATAATAAAACGCGCATTAAAATCTAACTAACATTAGTTAGATTCTATATTAACATTAAAGGAGAGTTATTATGGCTTGGTTATTTCTCATTATTGGAGGAGTTGCGGAGGTAGGTTGGGCTTTAGGCTTGGCCTATTCTAATGGGTTTACAAGATTAGGAGTAGTTATACCAACGTTAATCTTATTTGTGGTCAGCTTTTACTTTTTTTCGAAAGCTTTGAAGGAGATCCCCGTATCTACCGCGTATGCCGTTTTTACAGGTCTTGGATCTCTCGGAACTGCAATTATTGGGATGGTATTCCTGGGTGATTCTGTGAGTGTGTTCAAAATCTTATTTATCATATCCTTAATAAGCTGCATTATCGGATTGAAATTTGTATCTAAAGAGACCGAAACTGGAGGAAGTAAGTAAATGAGTTGGATTTTTATCGTTATCGCGGGATTAATGGAAATTGGAGTCGTTATATCCTTGAAGTACGCTGAAGGATTTACAAGATTAAAACCTACATTAGCTTTTATTGGCTTTATGTCACTAAGTCTCTTTCTCCTCTCCTTGTCCCTAAAAGAAATTCCAATTAGTATCGGTTATGGGATTTGGACAGGTATTGGAGCAGCCGGAAGCGTCTTAACAGGGATGTTTTTATTCAAAGAAACGAAAGACATGAAGAGATTATTATTAGTTGCTGGTATT from Paenibacillus macerans includes:
- a CDS encoding SDR family oxidoreductase — translated: MSELSSNHRIAIVTGASRLNGIGAAICKELASKGVDIFFTYWSAYDMEMPWGMNSHEPSILQEMIQKYGVRCEKLEIDLSDSNSPVNLMNAVEEKLGKPSILINNAAYSVDVSYEDLSVEILTKHYQVNIQGTMLLSAEFARRFDRSGGGRIINLTSGQSLGPMAGNIAYASTKGAIDAFTLTMSAEVASKGITVNAVNPGPTDTGWMNDELKAYILTKSPMGRVGLPQDAARLVSFLASEEAEWVTGQIMHSEGGFQRG
- a CDS encoding DUF6933 domain-containing protein, giving the protein MNTYLEFGAEIVISKTNSRSVLGTMKEVAFFTDDDFKDGIERMKWLNRMIHKPIDYKNPIAFFNEAIQDHKNYNTV
- a CDS encoding DMT family transporter; this encodes MAWLFLIIGGVAEVGWALGLAYSNGFTRLGVVIPTLILFVVSFYFFSKALKEIPVSTAYAVFTGLGSLGTAIIGMVFLGDSVSVFKILFIISLISCIIGLKFVSKETETGGSK
- a CDS encoding DMT family transporter: MSWIFIVIAGLMEIGVVISLKYAEGFTRLKPTLAFIGFMSLSLFLLSLSLKEIPISIGYGIWTGIGAAGSVLTGMFLFKETKDMKRLLLVAGIIISIVGLKLVS